The following coding sequences are from one Manis pentadactyla isolate mManPen7 chromosome 13, mManPen7.hap1, whole genome shotgun sequence window:
- the LOC130680156 gene encoding WAS/WASL-interacting protein family member 3-like isoform X3, producing the protein MTVRWGAERAGHVGERLGSGCRGLSCLLLLPMGPSPRPAAQRREPERKQSAAGGRLGGGAGGARGPCSTFPVTLSAVFPSAASSPRRPLRARWSPVCAFGPAFAPAAPPAHSPPPIAPLPTMATPVPPRAGSRASGLATRLSPTRLSLLQEKELRELSDRWPCTSTRCAAWRRRTARCSYR; encoded by the exons ATGACGGTCAGGTGGGGCGCAGAGCGCGCTGGCCATGTTGGGGAGCGGTTGGGGAGCGGTTGCCGTGGTCtgagctgcctcctcctcctccccatggGCCCCTCTCCCCGGCCCGCCGCGCAGCGCCGCGAGCCTGAGAGGAAGCAAAGTGCTGCGGGCGGGAGACTCGGCGGCGGCGCCGGCGGCGCCCGTGGACCCTGCTCGACCTTCCCGGTAACCCTCTCCGCGGTCTTCCCga GTGCTGCTTCCTCCCCACGCCGGCCTCTCCGCGCGCGCTGGTCGCCGGTGTGTGCCTTCGGTCCTGCCTTCGCTCCTGCAGCGCCCCCTGCTCATTCTCCGCCGCCGATCGCCCCACTGCCCACCATGGCGACCCCCGTGCCGCCGCGGGCGGGCAGCCGCGCCAGCGGCCTTGCCACTCGGCTGAGCCCTACGCGGTTGTCGCTGCTGCAGGAGAAGGAGCTGCGCGAGCTCAGTGACCGCTGGCCGTGTACATCGACAAGGTGCGCAGCCTGGAGACGGAGAACAGCGCGCTGCAGCTACAGGTGA